GGGGCGTAAAATTTTTACCGGACCACCTAAAAAACAGGAACCTGTTTTACGCCTGTTTTCTGAAAAGTAGCCCTAAAACAGAAGAAAGGAAAAAGCCGCCAGCGGATAGAAACCGCTGACAGTCAGGAAGAGGAAATACGCGGGGGCAGGGCGCCGTTGCAGCGTTACCCATAAAAAAAGGCCTGCAACCAGGCCTTTTCTTGTTTAGAGGTATCAATATATTACCGCCCTCCCAAGAGATAACTCAGATACAGCTGGAAGACAGAGTTCTTTACTTTAGGGGCATCGTCATTGTCGCTTAGGCTGGTGAGGCCGCCCTGGTACCTTAGCCCAAAGCCCATACCGCTTTCCATTTCATAGCCCAGCCCGGCGGCATAGCCAAACTCCAGTTTCTTGAAATCATCGGTGTCGCCATCTTTCACGGCCACCAGATACCCTAACGTAGGGCCGCCTTCAAAGAAAATTCCGCCGGCGTTCACATGGGCCAGAATGGGCACGTCTATATAACTGAAGGTCTGGTTGTCATCGTCATCATCTGTGAGCTCAATGGCGTATCCTTTCACAGAGAACAGAAGTTCAGGCCTAATGGAGACCATGTCTGAAAGGCCAAAGTCTAAAAAGCCTCCGCCATGAAAGCCGAACTGGTGCTTATAATCATCGGTGTTGTCGCCGGTAAGGGAGCTGTAGTTGGCGCCTGCTTTGAGGCCTAATGAGATGCCGCCTTGGGCTTGCGCGAAGTAGGTGGTGAACAACGCTGCTAATAAGAAGACTAACTTTTTCATGGTAAATAGTTTAAGTGGTACTAGTGTTTCAATAGGCGTAAAGTTTAAGGAGGTACAAGTGCTTCGGAAAGAAGTATAGGGATTAAGGACTATTCTTTATTTGAATGATGATACTAAGTCTTGTTTACGTTTTATTATGGTGTTAGATAAAAGAATTAAAAGGTTTGTTTCTCTGCTACTACACACCGCTTGGTATTTCCAGGATTTTAAATCTAAAGGCCTTATTATGAGACCGTTTTCGTTTGGATTACCCCTATCTGAGAATCATTTTTAACAAACTGCCGCTACCTACAGGCTATAAAGCACAAATGCACCGCCCTTGTGGAAGGCGGTGCATTTGTGCTTGAAGAAAAGTTAAAGGGAAAGGTTATTACCCGGCCCAGCCCTCCCGGTCCAGGCTGCGGTATTGGATCGCCTCTGCCAGGTGCTCAATCTTTATTTCCTCTGAGCCGGCCAGATCAGCGATGGTGCGGCTCACTTTCAGAATACGGTCATAGGCCCGCGCCGAGAGGCCCAGTTTCTCCATGGCGGCTTTTAAGAGCAGTCGGCCTGATTCATTAATGCGGCACAGGTCCTTCACCATTTGGGGCGGCATCATAGCATTGGAATGGATCTCGGGGAACTCCTTAAACCGCTCTGCCTGCCATTGTCGCGCCCGTTCTACCCGTTCCCGTATATCACCGCTGGTTTCGGTCTTGCGGGTCTCGGTCATCTGGTCAAACGAAACCGGCGTCACCTCCACGTGCAGGTCAATGCGGTCCAGCAAAGGCCCACTTACCTTATTGAGGTAGCGCTGCACCACGCCGGGACCGCAGACACACTCCTTGTTAGGATCATTGTAGAAGCCGCACGGACACGGGTTCATACTGGCCACCAGCATAAAGTTCGCCGGGAAATCAATGGTGAGGCGGGCCCGGGAAACGGTGACCCTGCGCTCTTCCAGTGGCTGGCGCATCACCTCCAGCACCGACCGCTTGAACTCCGGTAACTCATCCAGAAATAACACCCCGTTATGCGACAAGGAAATCTCGCCGGGTTGTGGGTTGCCACCGCCGCCCACCAATGCCACATCTGAAATAGTGTGGTGCGGTGACCTGAAAGGCCGTTGTGCCAGCAAAGAACCCTGCGCACCCAGTTTGCCAGCCACCGAGTGAATCTTGGTAGTTTCCAGGGCTTCATGCAGCGTAAGGGGCGGTAAGATAGAGGGAAGCCGCTTGGCCAGCATGGTTTTACCCGCGCCAGGCGGACCGATCATGATCACGTTATGGCCACCGGCGGCGGCAATCTCCAAGGCGCGCTTGATATTCTCCTGGCCCTGAACATCGGCAAAGTCGGCGGTGTATTGGTGTACGGTAGATTGGAAGATGTCGCGGGTATCTATCTTGACCGGGTCAATGGCCAGGTTTCCGCTCAGAAAATCAATGGCTTCTTTCAGGTTAGACACGCCAATCACTTCCAGGTTATTGACAATGGCGGCTTCCTGTGCGTTTTGGGTAGGGAGAATAAAGCCTTTAAAGCCTTCTTTGCGGGCCTGTATGGCAATGGGCAAGACACCTTTAATGGGTCTTAGTTCGCCGTCCAGGGCCAGCTCGCCCATGATCACATATTGTTCCAGGTTCTGTAGAGGCAGTTGCTCTGAGGCCGCCAGAATACCAATAGCAATGGGCAGGTCATAGGCAGAGCCTTCTTTCCGGACGTTGGCCGGGGCCATGTTGATGACCACCTTCAGGCGCGGCATCTTGTAGCCATTGTGTTTCAAAGCAGACTCAATGCGCTGCTCGCTTTCTTTCACCGCGTTGTCTGGCAGGCCCACCATATAATACTTGGTGCCCGCAGATACATTTACTTCAATGGTAATGGTATAGGCGTTCACACCCTGCACCGCACTACCGAAGGTCTTTACCAGCATAGAATATCCAGATCCAATATTGTATTTATCTTGAGGGGGCCAACAGTAAAGTGTTGGAATTAATTCCGTTACCGTTCTGAAAGGCTGTTTTCTTTAAGGACCGTTTCTGTTTAGAGGCTGTTTTTCATAAAACAGGCCTAAAACAGAAAATGAAGCCCACAGGCTTCACTTTCTAAATGATCGTTTCTTCTGCTTATTAAAGAGAAATGGAATAGGCCATGTGTTTCTCCAGCAGCAAGATCAAAATATGAATGACCTTGATATGTACCTCTTGTATTCTATCGGCGTAGCCGAAGTGGGGGACCCTGATCTCTACCTCACTGAGAGAAGCCAGTTGACCTCCGTCTTTGCCCGTGAGCGTGACCACGTGGGCGCCCATTTCTTTGGCTACCTGGGCGGCCTTTAACACGTTGCCGGAGTTTCCGCTGGTGCTTATGCCCAGGAGCACATCGCCGGGGCGGATGAGGGCCTGCACGTAGCGGGAGAACACTTGGTCATAGCCATAGTCATTGGAAACGCAGCTCAGGTGGCTGGGGTCTGAGATGGAAATGGCGGCCATGGGGGCACGGTCATCGCGGTAGCGGCCGGTGAGTTCCTCTGCAAAGTGCATGGCATCACACATGGAGCCGCCGTTGCCGCAAGACAAAATCTTACCCCCATTCTGCAGGCAGGTAGCCATGACCTGGGCCGCCTCCTCAATGACCTGGAGGGAGCTGGGTTGGGCTATAAAATTGGTAAGTACTTCTTGGGCTTGTTGCAGTTCCTGCAGAATAAGGGAAGAAGGGGTGGTTTCCATTTAATAATGAGGCCGGTGGTCTGTCGGCGGCAGGTTTGGGTTCTCGTCTGGGTTAAGCGTGGGCGGAATAGGCGCCGGCGTAATAATGGGTCCCTGGTCCTCCTCTATGTTGTCATCTAACCGGTGGTGACTGGTTGACTGGGTATAGGTAGTGTCTGCTGGTTTGGTCCAGGTGGGATCAGGAACGGTGGTCACGGGCGGAGGCGTTGCCTTGAGGCGTTGGTCATACAACTGCGCCTTCAGCTCGGTGATCTGCCGGTGCTCTTTGTCCAGGCCCCGCTTTAAGGTGGCAATATACGCGTTTTCCACGATCAGTTCTGCCAGCAGCAAGATGGCGCCCGCCCACAGCATGCGGTTGAAGAACTCGGCGTTGTCGGTCATGTCAAACAGAGCCACAAACTTAGACACGCTTAAAATGCGCAGCAGAAACAGAAAGACGGTGATGAGGTACACCATCACCAGAACATTTAAGACCTTTTTCAGAGATTCCATATAAGCAGAGGTTGAATAAACATTAGAGATTATGAATATTCTAACCTTTACGGGAAAACCAAGATTTAGCTGTGGTTCTGTTTGTTTCTTTTGAAAAGCGGCTTCTGGTTTGGGCCTGTTTTCCAGAAAACAGCCTCAAAAGGATTGCTGGTTGTTGATTGTTTCTCAATGCTGCTCCAGTTACTGTGCAGGCCTTAAAACAATCAACAATTAGCAATTGAGCAATCACCTAAGTAGTCTGCATCTGGGTGAGCTTGAAGTAGAGGCCACTCTGGCGGACCAGCTCCTGGTGGTTGCCGCGTTCCACAATACGGCCGCCTTGCAATACAATGATCTCGTCTGCGTGCTGAATGGTGCTGAGGCGGTGGGCTATGACAATGGAGGTGCGGTTCTTCATGAGGTTGGTGAGGGCTTCCTGTACCAGTTTCTCAGACTCGGTGTCCAGGGCAGAGGTGGCCTCATCCATGATCAGGATAGGTGGGTTCTTGAGGATAGCGCGGGCAATGCTCAGACGCTGGCGCTGGCCGCCAGAGAGTTTGCCACCGCGGTCGCCAATCATGGTCTGGTACCCATCCGGGCTCTGCGTGATGAACTCGTGGGCGTTGGCAATCTTGGCGGCGGCAATCACCTCAGCCTCGGTAGCATCTGTTTTGTTGAAGGCGATGTTGTTGAAAATGGTATCATTGAATAGGATGGACTCCTGCGTGACAATGCCCATCTGCTCTCTAATGGAGAATAACGAACAATCGCGCAGGTCCAGGCCGTCAATGGTGATGGCGCCTTCGGTGGGGTCATAGAAACGCGGTAGTAAGTCTGCCAGCGTAGATTTTCCTCCGCCCGAGGGCCCTACCAACGCGATGGTCTTGCCTTTTGGTATGCGCAGGTTAATGTCTTGCAGAATAGGGTCGGCGGCATATTTAAAGCCTACGTTTTTAAACTCAATCTCATGTGAGAACGGCGGAAGCACTTTGGCATCGGGCTTGTCTCTGATCAAAGGCTGGGTGTCAACCAACGCCAGAACCCGCTCGCCGGCTACCAGGCCGCGCTGGATGTTGCTGAACGCATTGGAGATGGCCTTCACCGGCGATAACACCTGCGAGAACAGAATCAAATAGCCAATCAGGGCCGCCGCCTCCAGGTCAGATTCGCCGCTTAATACCAGGGAACCGCCATAATATAGAATACCGGCCACCACGGTCACGCCCATGAACTCAGACATCGGCGAAGCCAGGCTGCGCTTGTTGTTCATAGAGGTAATGATGCGGGCATACCGGCTGTTGCTTTCCCTGAACTTATCTATCACATACGGTTGCGCATTAAAGCCTTTCACTACCCGCAGGCCGCCTAAGGTCTCGTCAATAATGCCTAAAATAGACCCCAGCGCGTCTTGCCCCTGCGATGATTGGCGTTTCAGTTTCTTTGAGATGCTTGAGATAATCAAACCTGAGATAGGCAGCACCAGCAAACTGAACAGCGTAAGCCGCGGCGACATGTAGAACAGCACGCCAAAATAGCCAATGACCAGAAAGGGCTCCCGGAACAGCACGTTGAGCGTGCTCACCACCGAGTTCTCCACCTCTAGCACGTCATTGGTGAGGGTAGACATGATGTTGCCCTTGCGCTTGTCTGAGAAAAAACCCAACTGTAGCTGTGTGAGGCGCTCATACACCTGCATGCGGAGGTTCTTCACCACCTTAGCCCGTACCACGCCTTCAATCCTGAGGCCAATGTACCGGAACAGGTTGGTGAGCATGACAGACGCGATTAAAATCAAACAGATGAATTTAAGGGCGCCCAGCTTCCCCTGGTTCTGGATCACCTGCCCGAAATAGTAGTAGAAAAAGTCCTTGGCCCAGCCAAAGCTGAAGGTAAACTCAGGGCGCTGCATCACAGAAACTTCCTGCAGGGCCACCTGGTCAAACAAGATATTCAACAACGGCACCAGCAGCGCAAAGTTCATGATCCCGAACACCGTGGCCAGCAAGGTGGCAATGGCGTAGGTGGGAACGTACTGGCTGAAAGGGCGCGCGAAGTTGAGAAGACGGAAATAAGTTTTCATTGCCGCAAAGGTAAGGCTTTGCCGGGGAAAACCCTGCTTTCCCGGAGGCTACCCGTTTTGAGGCCGTTTTTGGGAAAACAGGGCCAAAACAGCATCGCCCGCCTCTCTTGTTGGAAAGCGGGCGATGCTGGTAAAAAGGTAGTATGTTCTAGAACTCGTGGGTGCGCTGCGGAATGTTCCACCGGAAAGAAATCGCGGAGAAGGAAGTTTTCTGGTCAAAGCGGGGATCGCTGGCCTCGGCGCGGCGCACTACCTGGGTCACGTCCAGGAACATGTTGTACATGAGCTGGAAAGATGCGGTGGCCTCGCCGTACACCTGGTTGGTCTTGATGCCGCTGCCTACCTCATACCCATAGTCGCCGGAGCGGGTGTTATAGGATTTGAGCACGTTACCCCCGAAGTTGTACCGGGTCCGGTTGCCTTCAGAATCAAAGGTATCCTCGGGGTCCTGGCCATACTGGCTCACGATGGCTTTGGCCGTGACCGTGAGTTTAGGCAGGGGTTGGTACCGGATAATGCTAATGGCCTCGGCCACGTTGGCGCCCATGGGGTGGGCCAGGGGCTGCTGGTAATGCTGGTAGTTGGTGTAGGGTTGCTCATGGGAGTAGGTGAAAGGCCGCACGTAATTGATTTCCCCCTGCAGGTCCAGGTTGGAAACCCCGAAGGCATCAATGTACCGGGCCCCGCCCTGAAGCGCGTATTTGTTGGCCCACCAGCCATTACCGGCCCGAAGTTCACTGATCAAAAACTCATCCAGCACCAGCTGCCCGTACAACTGCACGCGGTTTAGGATGTTCCATTTAGCATCTGCCCCCAGAATAGCGTTGTCTTCCGAGCCTAAACCTTGCTCCACGGCCCGGTAGAAAATAAGCGGGTTCAGGTACTGTAACTCAAACCGGCCTTTGCTCCGCCCAAAAATGGTAGACTCAAACACGCCCACGTTCAGGTTAGGCAGAATGTTCAGGCTGAGATGATGCAGGGCCATGTACTTTTTAGGGTACAGCTGGTCGCGCTGCTCATGGTCGGCGGTGAGTTCGGCGTAGAGGTTGGTGTACTGCAGTTTCCAGACCTGGGTCTGTAGTTTCAGAAAGAAATACGGCGCCGAGTAATCTGACAGAATCAACGACCGGAAACCGTTACCAATGAAATGGCGGTCATGGCCCAGCATTACGCTTATGTGTTTGGTGGCAGCGTAGTTAATATAGCCTCTGGCCGAGAAAAAGTCATAGCCCCCCTTCCCGAAGGTTTTCCAATAGGCCTCATGGGGCACTATGGTGTCCCTTGCTATGCGGTTGTTCACGTAGCCCGGAAGCTTAACCTGGTTATCAGATAAAAAGGTATAGAAGCCCAGTTTCTCATCCAAGGAGCCTTCTACCTGCAGACCGCGGGAGTTAATGTAGCGCAGTCCATCGGTCTCATTGTCTTTACCGGCCTGCAAGCCGATGACCGGGTTCACACGCAACGTAAACTCAGGGCTTTCATAATGGTAAAGGTCGGTTTTGTTGGTATAGAAGTGACGCAGGAGTGGGCGCTGGTTCTCGTTGTCGCGGTCATTGCGGGTGTAGTTCCAGTTGTCGTTGAGCAGGTAATTGATGTTGTACTCATCTGCCGCTGAGCCCTGGGACATAGATTCCTGCTTAGCCGTCTCGCCGAGCGTAGCCACGCGGGCCCGGCCGTAGGGCTTGAAAGAGGTATGCAGGGTTTCGGTGTTGTGCTTGATATGGTAGCGGTCAATGACCCGGTACACGTCCGGGTTCAGGGGAACGGTGGCATCCTGGGCCTGGGCCGGGGTGGTCAGACTCAGAAGCACCAGTAACAGACGGTATATGTTTCTCATAGGAACAACGGAAAAGGGAAAGGCTAAAGATACTGGAATTTTGTGCGTGTACTCTACACCGGCCCTCGGGGTTGCCTGTAAAGAGTTCTGAGTCTTACGTTCTGAGTGAGTAAGAGGAATTGTGTTTCAGGTCTGTTTTCTGTTTTAAGCCCGATTTCCGGAAAACAGCCCCAAAACAGACAGGCTTAGTAGTAAGGCCTTGGCGCCGGTATGGCAGGAAACGGCTCTGAAAACCCTATCTTGCCAAGAGAATGATACAGCTGCTACGCCACCATGAGATAGACCAGACCCGTTGGGCCAACTGCCTGGCCCGGGCATACCAGCCGTTGGTGTATGCGCAGGCCTGGTATCTTGACGTGGTGTGCGGAAACAACTGGGAGGCCCTGGTGGAGATTCAGGGCGAGGCTTATGTTTCTGTTTTTCCGCTGCCGGTGAAAACGCTTCTGGTCCAGAAACGCGTGTACCAGCCACTGTTTACCCAGCAACTGGGACTCATTACCACCCCCGCCAGCCAGGAAACCACTATTGAAGATTACCTGGCACTTTTGCCTTCGTCCTACGCCGCAGTGCAGTATCAATTACCGTGGCCGACGGCCCTTCCGGTAACGCTCCCAGAACCATGGCATTGGCGCTTTCGGCCTAACTATGAGCTTTCCTTAGCGCCGGCATACCCAGATATTCAGCAGCAGTATTCCATAAACTTGCGGCGTAACCTGCAAAAAACTGCCGCCACTTCGCTTAAAGTAGGAAAGATAGACAGTATAGACGCCTTGCTTTCCCTGTTCCAGCGCACCAAAGGGCGGGAACTCCCTGAACTCAGGCCACGGCATTACCAGAAATTGGAACAGCTTCACCAAGCCGCTCAAAGGCAAGGAGTGGGGCAAGTATATGAAGTGCGCCAGGAAGAGGAATTACTGGCCGCCGCCTTTGTGCTCCATACGCCTCATCGGGTCACGTTTCTTTTTGGGGCCAGCTCCTTGGAGGGCCGGCGCCGCAACGCCATTGCCTTCTTGCTGGACCAGATCATCAGGCAGGAGGCGGGCTCGGGCAAAACCTTTGACTTTGAGGGCAGCGAAGTGCCGGGCGTGGCTAAATTTTATAGCGGCTTTGGTGCACAGCCCGTTCCCTACCTATCTTTAAGTCTTCAATCTAAAAGAACCACCGTTCAATGGACTCTAAACGTCTTTACATCCTTAGCCAAACGCCTTCGTTAGCCAATCACTTTATCGCAGAGCTGCGCGATGTCACCGTGCAGAAAGACAGCCTGCGTTTCCGGCGCAACCTGGAGCGGTTAGGGGAGATCATGGCGTTTAAGATTTCGGAGACCCTTCACTACGCCCCGCAGACCATCCAGACCCCGCTGGCGACTACCCAACAGACGCTGCTGCAGGAGATGCCGGTGCTGGCCACTGTGCTACGGGCCGGTCTGCCGTTCCACCAGGGCTTCCTGAATTACTTTGACAACGCCACCTGCGCATTTGTAGGAGCGTACCGGGTAGAAGGCGAGCGACAGCTTTCGGTGCACTTAGACTATATGGCCACCCCGCACCTGGAAGACAAGATCCTAATTCTGGTAGACCCCATGCTGGCCACTGGCCGGTCTCTGGCCCTTACCTACAAAGACATGCAGCGCTACGGCAAGCCCAAGCGCATTATCATTGCGGCCGTCATTGCCAGCCCCGAGGGGGTGGAGCATCTCCATAACGAGATTCCGGAGGCAGAACTATGGCTGGGCGCCCTGGATGAGCGCCTGAACGAGCAAGCCTACATTGTGCCGGGCCTGGGCGATGCCGGTGATCTGTCGTTCGGGGAAAAAAGGTGAGAAAAATCCAAAAAGTAATTTCTTAAGAAATACAACGGGCATTTCTTTTTTCGTTAGAGTTATACAGAATGATTCTAACTAAAGGGTCCTGAGGCTGTTGTATTCTTGTATCTGCGTGTAATTTGTCTATTTTGCCCGTATTACCTTTTAATTTTTAGGCAGTATGCTTGCAGCCGTAGCTAAATATATTTCTGTCTTTCTTCTGAGCTCAATTAAGTTTTTTGGCGGACCTATTGCGGGGGTTTCCATGGGGCTACCCTTTTGGGCTACCCTGGGCTTAACCATTGGAGGCATGATGACCAGCGTTTTCTTGTTCTCCATTATTGGGGCTGCGGTGCATGACCGGTACGTGGTAAGGCAAAAAGCCAAAAACAAACCCATGTTCAGTAAGAAAAACCGCCGGATTGTCTCTGTCTGGACCAAGTTCGGCATGTCTGGCATCGCGTTTCTCACCCCCATCCTGTTTACGCCCATTGTGGGGACTGTCCTGGCCACCGTATTAGGCGTCTCTAAAAGCCGAATCTGGCTGCATATGCTCTGGAGCGCCGTTTTCTGGGGCTTCGCGGTGACGTTAACCTTGTTTAAACTCAGCCACCTGCCTTTCCTGCAGTTTCTTCAAAGATAAATTGCTGGTTGTTGTTTGTTCTTTTCAGCCTGAGAAGGTAAAACAGAAGAGCCGCTTAGTTTCCTAAGCGGCTCTTCTGTTTTACAGGTGTTTTAAGGAAAACAGCCTCAAAACACGTTTTAGCTATTAAAACAATTAACAACTAGCAATCAACAATTACCTACTCTTGCGCTTGCTGCCACCGCCGGCTTTGGTTTTCTTCCAACCGGCTTTCTTGGCATCGCGGGTTTTTTCGCCTTTGCCTTTGTTCTCGTAGTTGGGCCGGGCTTTCTTCTCATGGAAGGCGCCCTTAAAGTCAGGGTCGTCGCGGCGTTTCTGGAGATCCAGCTCTTTGTTGATTTCCTGCTGCTCCTCAAAAGACGTTTTATGGATTTCCACCTGCTCGGGCATGGGAGCCCTGGGGATCTTCATCTTTATGAGTTGCTCAATGCGGTGGATATGGTGCATCTCGGCCTCATTGGCGAACGTAATGGAGGCCCCCTTTTGCTCGGCCCGGCCCGTCCGGCCAATGCGGTGCACGTAATCTTCATAGATAATGGGCACGTCAAAGTTGATCACGTGGCTCACATCCTGGATGTCAATGCCGCGGGCGGCCACATCTGTCGCCACCAGGTACCGCACTTCCCCGTCTCTGAACGCCTCAACGGCATTAATGCGGGTGTTCTGGCCTTTGTTTCCGTGTACCACGCGTACGCCACCACTGCCTTTGCGGTCCAGGAAGGAGCTCACGTTGTCGGCGTTGGTTTTGCTGCGGGTAAAGATCATGACGCGGTTAAACGTCTCCCTGTCCCGGAACAGATGCTCCATGAGGGCAATCTTGGTTCTAAGGTTGGGCACCTGGTACAGAATCTGGGTCACGGTCTCTACCGGCGTGGCCTGCGG
This Rufibacter radiotolerans DNA region includes the following protein-coding sequences:
- a CDS encoding porin family protein — its product is MKKLVFLLAALFTTYFAQAQGGISLGLKAGANYSSLTGDNTDDYKHQFGFHGGGFLDFGLSDMVSIRPELLFSVKGYAIELTDDDDDNQTFSYIDVPILAHVNAGGIFFEGGPTLGYLVAVKDGDTDDFKKLEFGYAAGLGYEMESGMGFGLRYQGGLTSLSDNDDAPKVKNSVFQLYLSYLLGGR
- a CDS encoding YifB family Mg chelatase-like AAA ATPase, which encodes MLVKTFGSAVQGVNAYTITIEVNVSAGTKYYMVGLPDNAVKESEQRIESALKHNGYKMPRLKVVINMAPANVRKEGSAYDLPIAIGILAASEQLPLQNLEQYVIMGELALDGELRPIKGVLPIAIQARKEGFKGFILPTQNAQEAAIVNNLEVIGVSNLKEAIDFLSGNLAIDPVKIDTRDIFQSTVHQYTADFADVQGQENIKRALEIAAAGGHNVIMIGPPGAGKTMLAKRLPSILPPLTLHEALETTKIHSVAGKLGAQGSLLAQRPFRSPHHTISDVALVGGGGNPQPGEISLSHNGVLFLDELPEFKRSVLEVMRQPLEERRVTVSRARLTIDFPANFMLVASMNPCPCGFYNDPNKECVCGPGVVQRYLNKVSGPLLDRIDLHVEVTPVSFDQMTETRKTETSGDIRERVERARQWQAERFKEFPEIHSNAMMPPQMVKDLCRINESGRLLLKAAMEKLGLSARAYDRILKVSRTIADLAGSEEIKIEHLAEAIQYRSLDREGWAG
- the lpcA gene encoding D-sedoheptulose 7-phosphate isomerase yields the protein METTPSSLILQELQQAQEVLTNFIAQPSSLQVIEEAAQVMATCLQNGGKILSCGNGGSMCDAMHFAEELTGRYRDDRAPMAAISISDPSHLSCVSNDYGYDQVFSRYVQALIRPGDVLLGISTSGNSGNVLKAAQVAKEMGAHVVTLTGKDGGQLASLSEVEIRVPHFGYADRIQEVHIKVIHILILLLEKHMAYSISL
- a CDS encoding ABC transporter ATP-binding protein, whose product is MKTYFRLLNFARPFSQYVPTYAIATLLATVFGIMNFALLVPLLNILFDQVALQEVSVMQRPEFTFSFGWAKDFFYYYFGQVIQNQGKLGALKFICLILIASVMLTNLFRYIGLRIEGVVRAKVVKNLRMQVYERLTQLQLGFFSDKRKGNIMSTLTNDVLEVENSVVSTLNVLFREPFLVIGYFGVLFYMSPRLTLFSLLVLPISGLIISSISKKLKRQSSQGQDALGSILGIIDETLGGLRVVKGFNAQPYVIDKFRESNSRYARIITSMNNKRSLASPMSEFMGVTVVAGILYYGGSLVLSGESDLEAAALIGYLILFSQVLSPVKAISNAFSNIQRGLVAGERVLALVDTQPLIRDKPDAKVLPPFSHEIEFKNVGFKYAADPILQDINLRIPKGKTIALVGPSGGGKSTLADLLPRFYDPTEGAITIDGLDLRDCSLFSIREQMGIVTQESILFNDTIFNNIAFNKTDATEAEVIAAAKIANAHEFITQSPDGYQTMIGDRGGKLSGGQRQRLSIARAILKNPPILIMDEATSALDTESEKLVQEALTNLMKNRTSIVIAHRLSTIQHADEIIVLQGGRIVERGNHQELVRQSGLYFKLTQMQTT
- a CDS encoding GNAT family N-acetyltransferase — encoded protein: MIQLLRHHEIDQTRWANCLARAYQPLVYAQAWYLDVVCGNNWEALVEIQGEAYVSVFPLPVKTLLVQKRVYQPLFTQQLGLITTPASQETTIEDYLALLPSSYAAVQYQLPWPTALPVTLPEPWHWRFRPNYELSLAPAYPDIQQQYSINLRRNLQKTAATSLKVGKIDSIDALLSLFQRTKGRELPELRPRHYQKLEQLHQAAQRQGVGQVYEVRQEEELLAAAFVLHTPHRVTFLFGASSLEGRRRNAIAFLLDQIIRQEAGSGKTFDFEGSEVPGVAKFYSGFGAQPVPYLSLSLQSKRTTVQWTLNVFTSLAKRLR
- the upp gene encoding uracil phosphoribosyltransferase, whose protein sequence is MDSKRLYILSQTPSLANHFIAELRDVTVQKDSLRFRRNLERLGEIMAFKISETLHYAPQTIQTPLATTQQTLLQEMPVLATVLRAGLPFHQGFLNYFDNATCAFVGAYRVEGERQLSVHLDYMATPHLEDKILILVDPMLATGRSLALTYKDMQRYGKPKRIIIAAVIASPEGVEHLHNEIPEAELWLGALDERLNEQAYIVPGLGDAGDLSFGEKR